Genomic window (Fundulus heteroclitus isolate FHET01 unplaced genomic scaffold, MU-UCD_Fhet_4.1 scaffold_66, whole genome shotgun sequence):
GAttccaaacaaacacaatgGATGAAGGcagagtcaggggaagaggtAATCGcatcagaggaggaagaggagcaggccagggaggaagaggagcaggccagggAGGAAGAGAAGGTCCAGGAGGGAGAGCAAGACAACCTCGTACCATCATTACTGACGAGATGCGAGCAACAGTCATTGACCATGTCATTGTCCATGGCATGACAATGGCTGAAGCAGGACTAAGAGTCCGTCCAAACCTGAGTAGGTTCACCGTGGCCACCATAATCAGGGCATTCAGACAACACAACAGGTATTGTACTCTATTGCTTTCTTTGtcacaatacaattttacaaGCCTGTGAAAGTGTTCTATTACAGTAGTTTCAAATCACTTGTCACTGTATTGTAAAACATGTCAATTGACGACACGTTTCTTTCTTTAGAGTTGAAAGAATGCCACATAGAGGTGGGCGGGTTGCCATATTTACAGCGGCACAAGAAACCCTCATTGTGGATATGGTTCGTGAGAACAACCTCATCAGACTCTGGGAGATCAGAGACAAAGTCATTGATGATacagtttttctcaaatgcTAAAACACAAAAGCCAATCCTCTAAACCAAATGACCAGTTGTCTAAACACATTTACTAAATCTAGTCATCATTTTCCAAtatcataaacacatttcacatgAAGAGACAATTCACAAAACACAATCCTCCATTCACATAAATCTTAACACATTTTTCCTTGCTAAAACACAAGTTGCAAAAGAACTCTGATCATATTCTCAAATGAAAGCTCATGTGATGCAAAATGCTTGCCACAGTCAGCaatatttgaacaaaatgaACACACCTGGcgtcattcattacacacaacgACTCAAAATTGAAAACACCTGTTGCTAATGCTGTGACCACATGTATAAAAGCAAGTTCAGAGTGCACAGTTTGCTGAAGAttccaaacaaacacaatgGATGTCAGGGGAAGAGGTAATTGCGTCCGAGGAGGGAGAAGAGCTGgccaaggaggaagaggagcaggccaaggaggaagaggagcaggccaaggaggaagaggagcaggccaaggaggaagaggagcaggccatggtggaagaggagcaggccagggaggaagaggagcaggccaaCAAGGGAGAGAAGGTCCAGGAGGGAGAGCAAGACAACCTCGTACCATCATTACGGACGAGATGCGAGCAACAGTCATTGACCATGTCATTGTCCATGGCATGACAATGGCTGAAGCAGGACTAAGAGTCCGTCCAAACCTGAGTAGGTTCACCGTGGCCACCATTATCAGGGTATTCAGACAACACAACAGGTATTGTACTCTATTGCTTTCTTTGtcacaatacaattttacaaGCCTGTGAAAGTAGTCTATTACAGTAGTTTCAAATCAGTTGTTACTGTATTGTAAAACATGTCAATTGACGACACGTTTCTTTCTTTAGAGTTGAAAGAATGCCACATAGAGGTGGGCGGGTTGCCATATTTACAGCGGCACAAGAAACCCCCATTGTGGATATGGTTCATGAGAACAACCTCATCAGACTCCGGGAGATCAGAGACAAAGTCATTGACGATAATGTGAACTTTGAGGgcattgatgatgtcagctTGGCCACAATAGACCGAGTTCTCCGGCGCCAAAAGATGCAGATGAAACAAGTCTATAGGGTTCCCTTTGAGCGAAACTCTGCACGACACAAAGACCTATGTTACGAGTATGTCCAAGTAAGTATACATCCATGTTCACAGTACAGTTAGTAAACATACTGTGTTGCTCAGTGGCCTACATTACTTCTGGACAATACAGTAATATGCTACCTGATTGACTGTTGTTCTGAACACCTGTGcacttttacattttcacagAGGATATTACAGTTGAACGCGATGGCCAGACCTCATGAGTACCTCTTCCTGGATGAGGCTGGCTtcaacctgcacaaacgaaggcAAAGAGGCCGTAACATCATTGGCCAAAGAGCCATCACTGAGGTTCCTggccaacggggggggggggtaatattACTCTTTGTGCGGCTATGGGTTTGGAGGGGCTTGTCCACCGGCAGGCTGTCCTTGGGTCTTACAACACCCAACTTCTCCTAACCTTCCTAGAGGAGCTAAAAGATATCCTCCTGGACCGCCAACAACACCATCCTGGGCCCGAACATCCCATTTATGTGATCATTTGGGACAATGTACGCTTgcacacaacaaaccaaatcaGTGAGTGGTTCACCACCAACAGTAACCACTTTTTAAACGTCTGTCTGCCACCCTACTCCCCTTTCCTGAACCCTATAGAGGAGTTCTTCTCATCGTGGAGATGGAAGGTTTATGACAGACAACCATACACTAGAGAAAACCTCCTAAGGGCAATGGAGCTGGCGTGTGTTGACATCCCAGTGGAGAACTTCCAAGGATGGATCCGCCATTCCAGGGCGTTTTTCCCATGTTGCCTGGCAAGAGACAATATAGCCTGTGATGTGGATGAGGTGATGTGGCCTGATGCAGCTCAGCGACATGATGCCGCACAGTGATTGTggtgtaaatactgtaaaatgaattaaaaaaaacttcacaccCTGATCATGTTTTCAAGAGTACTGTTGTGTGCAATAgattctgcttttgcagtgagTTGTGTTACAGTAGTGTACAGAATTTACTATAGATTTATACCCTTCATATGAAACTCACAAATCTAAATGCCCAATCCTCTGCAGAACTCTAAGAAGATCCAGAAttgtaaagtttttaaaaatatgcattggcagtaaagaaacaaagaaccTTCTCACAAATAGAGCATTgtgttttcaattgttttgctGTAGTGTGTAATGATGTGTatagtgtttacatttttgaaagctTCGAGATGCTCTTTGGGTGtgaaagttttagttttgaagGGAGAAtgtgtggttgtgtttatgtagctttagaaaagggTGTTGTGTTTAGACATTGGAGAACATGGACGAAACgtttgtgaaatgtgttttagcatttgagaaaaactgtaatGTGAACTTTGAGGGCATTGATCATGTCAGCTTGGCCACAATAGACCGAGTTCTCCGGCGCCAAAAGATGCGGATGAAACAAGTTTATAGGGTTCCCTTTGAGCGAAACTCTGCACGACACAAAGACCTACGTTACGAGTATGTGCAAGTAAGTATACATCCATGTTCACAGTACAGTTAGTAAACATACTGTGTTGCTCAGTGGCCTACATTACTTCTGGACAATACAGTAATATGCTACCTGATTGACTGTTGTTCTGAACACCTgtgcactttcacattttcacaGAGGAAATTACAGTTGGACGCGATGGCCAGACCTCATGAGTACCTCTTCCTGGATGAGGCTGGCTtcaacctgcacaaacgaaggcAAAGAGGCCGTAACATCATTGGCCAAAGAGCCATCACAAAGGTTCCTGGCCAACGGGGGGGTAATATTACTCTTTGTGCGGCTATGGGTTTGGAGGGGCTTGTCCACCGGCAGGCTGTCCTTGGGTCTTACAACACCCAACGTCTCCTAACCTTCCTAGAGGAGCTAAAAGATATCCTCCTGGACCGCCAACAACACCCTCCTGGGCCCGAACATCCCATTTATGTGATCATTTGGGACAATGTACGCTTccacacaacaaaccaaatcaGTGAGTGGTTCACCACCAACAGTAACCACTTTTTAAATGTCTGTCTGCAACACTACTCCCCTTTCCTGAACCCTATAGAGGAGTTCTTCTCATCGTGGAGATGGAAGGTTTATGACAGACAACCATATACTAGAGAAAACCTCCTAAGGGCAATGGAGCTGGCGTGTGTTGACATCCCAGTGGAGAACTTCCAAGGATGGATCCGCCATTCCAGGGCGTTTTTCCCACGGTGCCTGGCAAGAGACAATATAGCCTGTGATGCACAGTGATTGTggtgtaaatactgtaaaatgaataaaaaaaaacttcacaccCTGATCATGTTTTCAAGAGTACTGTTATGTGCAATAgattctgcttttgcagtgagTTGTGTTACAGTAGTGTACAGAAATTACTATAGATTTATACCCTTCATATGAAACTCAGAAATCTAAATGCCCAATCCTCTGCAGAACTCTAAGAAGATGCAGAATTGTAAAGTTTCTAAAAATATGCATTGGcagtaaagaaacaaagaaccTTCTCATAAATTGAGCATTgtgtttt
Coding sequences:
- the LOC118561539 gene encoding uncharacterized protein LOC118561539, which codes for MRMKQVYRVPFERNSARHKDLRYEYVQRKLQLDAMARPHEYLFLDEAGFNLHKRRQRGRNIIGQRAITKVPGQRGGNITLCAAMGLEGLVHRQAVLGSYNTQRLLTFLEELKDILLDRQQHPPGPEHPIYVIIWDNVRFHTTNQISEWFTTNSNHFLNVCLQHYSPFLNPIEEFFSSWRWKVYDRQPYTRENLLRAMELACVDIPVENFQGWIRHSRAFFPRCLARDNIACDAQ